GCCGTTTCAGCTCCGAGCGAACCATTTGCACTTGTTATATCCAAAactcaagaaaaaaaaaaatcaacgTCGCCTCCTGTTTTTCCTtcttacctttttttttcccccgcgCCATCATTCGAACGTTTCGAGCTATACCCCCCCGAACCCCGCGGCTTGCTACTCCTCACATTGGCTCCCGGCTTCCCCAACGTAAAGCGCCTCGAACCCCATCGAGCTCAGCTGCCCATGGACAATTGAGCGGCTCCATATCGATTCGATTGCGCAGCATATCTTCCATTGCACATGCTGTGGCTCGCCTCTCGCCGACCCCATGCGCAAACGCGATATTCGACCTACGTCCCTCGTTTCGAACAGCGCGTCTAGCGGACAGCTACCTTCCGCCACCCGTCCTCTCCGGActcttctccaacttttTCCCAGCACATACTAGACAAACAGATGCCATCTGCTTCTGACTGGCTTGCCACGACAAATCCACCAAACACCTCCCTTCACCGATACTCTCTGTCCTCTAGTCTGAGTCCTCCGTAGAACGGTCCGTCGGCGCGGTTCGTGAAAAGCCGCGGCTCCAAAGCCGGCATCTAAGCGTCAAATACCATTCCTGCGGCATGTACTCACAAAGCCACCAGCAGGGACACAATGCCCGGCTGAATGGAGCGGGGCGGGGGATGCCCAACATGATGTACAATTTTCAGCAACACACACAACATCAGCACCCCGCCCAGCCccagcatcaccaaggcCTGCAGCATGAGCACATCATCCCCAATGCCAATGGATTGGGTCACCATACGTCCTTCACCGCTGGCATCCTCCAGACTTCTGCCACATTCAACTCCAATGCCCTCTCCAATGGGCACGCGACCAACTCAAGGTCTGGCCAGGCCCCGCAGAATGAAATGTGGCAGGAACAATTGCGGCTTCACAAGGAGGCTGAGAGGGCACACGCTGCCATGACCGAACAGCAGCAACCGCACTACTATGCTAGGCTCAAGGCATCAGAAAACAGAGGCATAGGCGGCCCTCCCCCGTCCAACGGCAAAACCCAAGCAGACAGCGAGAACGACCCCGCAGATAGGAGAAGGCCTCTGAACGTGGAGAAGGGCACGACTCGCCAAGACTGGCACAACATGGATATGAGCGGCCAGGGACTTCGAAATCTTGCCCCCGAACTGTTCCGGTACCAGTTCCTCAACGAACTCTACATTGCTTCCAACAAGCTTACGCGCATTCCCAACTCCATTGGAGAGCTGCGCCAGCTCCGACACCTCGATGCCTCCTACAACCAAATCAATGAGCTGCCACCGGAACTGGGCATGTGTACTTTCCTGAAacagctgctcctcttcaACAACAACCTCCAGGAACTTCCCTTTGAGCTAGgttctcttcatcagctgGAAATGCTCGGCATTGAAGGCAACCCATTAGAGCCCAGCATAAAACAGGAAATCGTGGAAAAGGGCACTAAGAGCCTGATCAATGCGTTAATGGAAGGAGCTCCCAGTATGTTTCTCGCCTTGATTGAAATTCTTGATGCTTTACTTTGGTGATGATTGCTAATCTTATCTTCCTTCCGCAGTTCCCTTACCCCCCACACCGCGCAAAGAAATCATCATCCAGGAGGACGTACCCGAAGCATTAGAGAGGATCAAGGTCTTTTCTTGGAATATTCTATGTGACAAGTACGCGACAACGCAGACCTACGGATACACACCCACTGGGGCCCTGAGCTGGGAGTATCGGAAAAATTGCATCTTGGAGGAGCTCCGGATGCGCGAAGCCGACTTCCTCGCACTCCAAGAGGTTTCTACCGACGCCTTCAAGGAGGACCTCAGCCCAGAGCTGGCGCAAATGGACTACAGGGGCGTGCATTGGCCCAAGTCCCGAGCCAAGACAATGTCTGAAAAGGATGCGCAAACCGTCGACGGCTGCGCAGTCTTTTACAAGCAGAGCAAGTTCATTCTGCTCGACAAGCAGCTAATTGAATTCGCTACGATTGCCATTAACCGACCCGACATGAAGAACCAGCACGATGTGTTTAATCGGGTCATGCCCAAGGACAACATTGCTGTtatttgcttctttgagTCCCGGCTGACGGGTGCTCGCATTATCCTAGTCAATGCACATCTGACCTGGGATTCAGCTCTGGCAGATGTCAAGCTGATCCAGACAGGTATTCTCATGGAACATGTGACAAAGCTCGCGGAGAAGTATGCAAGGTGGCCAGccgtcaaagacaagaagatgattaCATTGCCGAGGTCTGATGACCCTGatgagccgccgccgccacctcaAATCGAACCCGGCCCGAGTCAAGAATATCGATCCAATACCGAGATTCCTCTGTTAGTCTGTGGCGACTTCA
This portion of the Trichoderma atroviride chromosome 6, complete sequence genome encodes:
- a CDS encoding uncharacterized protein (BUSCO:EOG092D0S8J) — its product is MYSQSHQQGHNARLNGAGRGMPNMMYNFQQHTQHQHPAQPQHHQGLQHEHIIPNANGLGHHTSFTAGILQTSATFNSNALSNGHATNSRSGQAPQNEMWQEQLRLHKEAERAHAAMTEQQQPHYYARLKASENRGIGGPPPSNGKTQADSENDPADRRRPLNVEKGTTRQDWHNMDMSGQGLRNLAPELFRYQFLNELYIASNKLTRIPNSIGELRQLRHLDASYNQINELPPELGMCTFLKQLLLFNNNLQELPFELGSLHQLEMLGIEGNPLEPSIKQEIVEKGTKSLINALMEGAPIPLPPTPRKEIIIQEDVPEALERIKVFSWNILCDKYATTQTYGYTPTGALSWEYRKNCILEELRMREADFLALQEVSTDAFKEDLSPELAQMDYRGVHWPKSRAKTMSEKDAQTVDGCAVFYKQSKFILLDKQLIEFATIAINRPDMKNQHDVFNRVMPKDNIAVICFFESRLTGARIILVNAHLTWDSALADVKLIQTGILMEHVTKLAEKYARWPAVKDKKMITLPRSDDPDEPPPPPQIEPGPSQEYRSNTEIPLLVCGDFNSTRDSSVWELMSLGRVEPEHKELNNFHYGSFTRDGIDHPFSLRDSYAPIQNTPDELPFTNYTPGFADVIDYIWYSANTLEVVELLGPPDPTYMKRIPAFPNWHFPADHIQIMSEFVIKSRKDKKQASEREQQH